One Myotis daubentonii chromosome 3, mMyoDau2.1, whole genome shotgun sequence genomic window carries:
- the CCNL1 gene encoding cyclin-L1 isoform X2 — translation MASGPHPTATAAAASSSAAAPSAGGSSSGTTTTTTTTSGGILIGDRLYSEVSLTIDHSLIPEERLSPTPSMQDGLDLCSETDLRILGCELIQAAGILLRLPQVAMATGQVLFHRFFYSKSFVKHSFEIVAMACINLASKIEEAPRRIRDVINVFHHLRQLRGKRTPSPLILDQNYINTKNQVIKAERRVLKELGFCVHVKHPHKIIFMYLQVLECERNQTLVQTAWVVHDGKS, via the exons ATGGCGTCCGGGCCTCACCCGACAGCGACCGCTGCCGCCGCCAGCTCGTCGGCCGCCGCCCCCAGCGCGGGCGGCTCGAGCTCGGGGACCACGACCACGACGACGACCACGTCGGGAGGGATTCTGATCGGAGACCGCCTCTACTCGGAAGTTTCTCTCACCATCGACCACTCGCTGATCCCGGAGGAGCGGCTGTCGCCCACCCCGTCCATGCAGGATGGGCTCGACCTGTGCAGCGAGACGGACTTGCGCATCCTGGGCTGCGAGCTCATCCAAGCCGCCGGCATCCTCCTCCGGCTGCCGCAG GTGGCGATGGCAACGGGGCAGGTGTTGTTCCATCGGTTCTTCTACTCCAAGTCTTTCGTCAAACACAGTTTCGAG ATTGTTGCCATGGCTTGTATTAATCTTGCATCGAAAATCGAAGAAGCGCCCAGAAGAATAAGAGACGTGATTAACGTGTTCCACCACCTACGCCAGTTAAGAGGAAAAAG GACTCCAAGCCCCCTCATCCTTGATCAGAACTACATTAACACCAAAAATCAAGTTATCAAAGCAGAGAGGAGGGTGCTAAAGGAGTTGGGATTTTGTGTTCATGTCAAGCATCCCCATAAG atcatttttatgtatttacaaGTCTTAGAATGTGAACGTAATCAAACCCTGGTTCAAACTGCCTg GGTAGTCCATGATGGTAAGTCATAG
- the CCNL1 gene encoding cyclin-L1 isoform X1 codes for MASGPHPTATAAAASSSAAAPSAGGSSSGTTTTTTTTSGGILIGDRLYSEVSLTIDHSLIPEERLSPTPSMQDGLDLCSETDLRILGCELIQAAGILLRLPQVAMATGQVLFHRFFYSKSFVKHSFEIVAMACINLASKIEEAPRRIRDVINVFHHLRQLRGKRTPSPLILDQNYINTKNQVIKAERRVLKELGFCVHVKHPHKIIFMYLQVLECERNQTLVQTAWNYMNDSLRTNVFVRFQPETIACACIYLAARALQIPLPTRPHWFLLFGTTEEEIQDICVETLRLYTRKKPNYELLEKEVEKRKVALQEAKLKAKGLNPDGTPALSTLGGFSPASKPSSPREIKAEEKSPISVNVKMVKKEPEDRQQASKSPYNGVRKDSKRSRNSRSASRSRSRTRSHSRSHTPRRHYNNRRSRSGTYSSRSRSRSRSHSESPRRHHNHGSPHLKAKHTRDDLKSSNRHGHKRKKSRSRSQSKSRDHSDAAKKHRHERGHHRDRRERSRSFERSHKGKHHGGSRSGHGRHRR; via the exons ATGGCGTCCGGGCCTCACCCGACAGCGACCGCTGCCGCCGCCAGCTCGTCGGCCGCCGCCCCCAGCGCGGGCGGCTCGAGCTCGGGGACCACGACCACGACGACGACCACGTCGGGAGGGATTCTGATCGGAGACCGCCTCTACTCGGAAGTTTCTCTCACCATCGACCACTCGCTGATCCCGGAGGAGCGGCTGTCGCCCACCCCGTCCATGCAGGATGGGCTCGACCTGTGCAGCGAGACGGACTTGCGCATCCTGGGCTGCGAGCTCATCCAAGCCGCCGGCATCCTCCTCCGGCTGCCGCAG GTGGCGATGGCAACGGGGCAGGTGTTGTTCCATCGGTTCTTCTACTCCAAGTCTTTCGTCAAACACAGTTTCGAG ATTGTTGCCATGGCTTGTATTAATCTTGCATCGAAAATCGAAGAAGCGCCCAGAAGAATAAGAGACGTGATTAACGTGTTCCACCACCTACGCCAGTTAAGAGGAAAAAG GACTCCAAGCCCCCTCATCCTTGATCAGAACTACATTAACACCAAAAATCAAGTTATCAAAGCAGAGAGGAGGGTGCTAAAGGAGTTGGGATTTTGTGTTCATGTCAAGCATCCCCATAAG atcatttttatgtatttacaaGTCTTAGAATGTGAACGTAATCAAACCCTGGTTCAAACTGCCTg gaatTATATGAATGACAGTCTTCGAACCAATGTATTTGTTCGATTTCAACCAGAGACTATAGCATGTGCTTGCATCTACCTTGCAGCTAGAGCTCTTCAG ATTCCATTGCCCACTCGTCCCCATTGGTTTCTTCTTTTTGGTACTACTGAAGAGGAGATCCAGGATATCTGTGTAGAAACTCTTAGGCTTTATACAAGGAAAAAG CCAAACTATGAATTGCTGGAAAAAGaagtagagaaaagaaaagtggCCTTACAAGAAGCCAAATTAAAAGCAAAGGGATTGAATCCTGATGGAACTCCAGCCCTTTCAACCCTTGGTGGATTTTCTCCAGCCTCTAAACCAT caTCACCAAGAGAAATAAAGGCTGAAGAGAAGTCACCTATCTCCGTTAATGTGAAGATGGTCAAAAAAGAACCTGAAGACAGACAGCAGGCTTCCAAAAGCCCTTATAATGG TGTAagaaaagacagcaagagaagTAGAAATAGCAGAAGTGCAAGTCGATCAAGGTCAAGAACACGATCACATTCTAGATCACATACTCCAAGAAGACA TTATAATAATAGGCGGAGTCGATCTGGAACATACAGCTCGAGATCAAGAAGCAGGTCCCGCAGTCACAGTGAAAGCCCACGAAGACATCATAATCATGGTTCTCCTCACCTTAAGGCCAAGCATACCAGAGATGATTTAAAAAGTTCAAATAGACATGGTCATAAAAGGAAAAAGTCTCGTTCTCGATCTCAGAGCAAGTCTCGGGATCACTCAGATGCGGCCAAGAAACACAGGCATGAAAGGGGACATCATAGGGACAGGCGTGAAAGATCTCGCTCCTTTGAGAGGTCCCATAAAGGCAAGCATCATGGTGGCAGCCGCTCAGGACATGGCAGGCACAGGCGCTGA